In a genomic window of Leishmania donovani BPK282A1 complete genome, chromosome 32:
- a CDS encoding ubiquitin carrier protein 4, putative, translated as MSGAGNLRSNRRREMDYMRLCNSTRKVYPSDTVAEFWVEFKGPEGTPYEDGTWMLHVQLPSDYPFKSPSIGFCNRILHPNVDERSGSVCLDVINQTWTPMYQLENIFDVFLPQLLRYPNPSDPLNAQAAHLLHADRVGFDALLREHVSTHATPEKALESIPEAYRPHDNTNEEEPDEANAKDTASDGPVNAGHSKGLTDSSVTPTEDHRVMHDDMAVDGDEDVEAEYEPEEIDL; from the coding sequence ATGAGCGGCGCAGGCAACCTCCGCAGCAACCGCCGTCGGGAGATGGACTACATGCGGTTGTGCAACTCAACGCGCAAGGTGTACCCGTCCGACACAGTGGCCGAGTTCTGGGTAGAGTTTAAAGGTCCGGAGGGCACGCCGTATGAGGATGGCACCTGGATGCTGCACGTCCAGCTACCATCCGATTACCCGTTCAAGTCACCGTCCATCGGCTTCTGTAACCGCATCCTGCACCCGAACGTCGACGAGCGTAGCGGCAGCGTCTGCCTCGACGTCATCAACCAGACATGGACCCCCATGTACCAACTGGAGAACATATTCGACGTCTTCcttccgcagctgctgcgctaccCCAACCCATCAGATCCCCTAAATGCGCAGgccgcgcacctcctccacgccgaCCGCGTCGGcttcgatgcgctgctccgcgaGCATGTGAGCACCCATGCCACACCAGAGAAGGCGCTTGAGTCGATCCCGGAAGCGTACAGGCCACATGACAACACGAATGAGGAAGAACCAGACGAGGCCAACGCCAAGGACACGGCCTCTGACGGCCCTGTGAATGCAGGGCACTCCAAGGGATTGACGGACTCCTCAGTGACACCGACAGAGGACCACCGAGTCATGCACGACGACATggccgtcgacggcgacgaggacgtaGAGGCCGAGTACGAGCCGGAGGAGATCGATCTTTGA
- a CDS encoding U6 snRNA-associated Sm-like protein LSm4p, with amino-acid sequence MTSTTSCTNLNACLALTCFFNPSGLLSGSLAPLFCDSHPPFLLPPSLPTRMQAHLEAARGALHRIFCCYRAHPHSLKQTFRMSFARRPITPIEILRNCRGKEVSIELADGETVNGTVMRTDRAMNVVIKQCTRTGADGESFWKSRECFIRGASVKNVRMTDSALVAVPAPSKRKAAGGKGTDTHKEKSVGGGKRPRK; translated from the coding sequence aTGACTAGCACCACGTCATGCACCAATTTAAACGCCTGTCTTGCACTCACTTGTTTTTTCAACCCCTCTGGTCTTCTCAGCGGATCTCTTGCGCCTCTGTTTTGTGACTCGCACCCACCattcctcctccccccttccctgcccacacgcatgcaggcaCACCTCGAGGCGGCAAGAGGTGCCCTCCACAGGATATTTTGTTGTTACCGTGCACACCCTCACTCCCTCAAACAGACATTCAGAATGAGCTTCGCACGCCGGCCAATCACTCCCATCGAGATCTTGCGTAACTGCCGCGGCAAGGAGGTCTCCATCGAACTTGCGGACGGCGAGACGGTGAACGGCACCGTCATGCGCACGGATCGTGCCATGAACGTGGTAATCAAGCAGTGCACTCGCActggcgctgacggcgagTCGTTTTGGAAGTCGCGTGAGTGCTTTATCCGTGGCGCCAGCGTCAAAAACGTGCGTATGACGGACAGTGCACTTGTCGCCGTGCCGGCGCCATCGAAACGCAAGGCGGCGGGCGGCAAAGGCACCGATACCCACAAGGAGAAGTCGGTAGGAGGTGGCAAGCGGCCACGGAAGTAG
- a CDS encoding RNA binding protein, putative → MPAKAAAKPVKPATKAAPKPANKAPAPKAAAAKPVAKAAPKAAAPAVRPASGSSNGVYVKNWGTGSVADATNVFSAAGKVVKVQLRRQRYALVFFENSAAVKKAIDLFNEKEVLGQTVLVVPAKASPKPDAHENSSCVFVSPIFRPSTTKAQVMELFAGVKVQRLRMYRQNFAYAYLDSPAAAKKFVEEKNGTAFRGHTLRVALSARSLEKLRARQEVANVVIAAHRHYKVHERQ, encoded by the coding sequence ATGCCCGCCAAGGCCGCCGCTAAGCCCGTCAAGCCCGCCACGAAGGCAGCGCCCAAGCCCGCCAACAAGGCTCCCGCGCCGaaggctgctgccgcgaagCCGGTCGCCAAGGCTGCGCCgaaggccgccgcccccgctgtCCGCCCCGCCTCTGGCTCGTCTAACGGCGTGTACGTGAAGAACTGGGGCACCGGctccgtcgccgacgccacgAATGTCTTTTCTGCCGCCGGCAAGGTGGTCAAggtccagctgcgccgccagcgctaCGCCCTCGTCTTCTTTGAAAACTCTGCCGCTGTGAAGAAGGCCATCGACCTCTTCAACGAGAAGGAGGTGCTCGGCCAGACTGTGCTGGTGGTGCCCGCAAAGGCCAGCCCCAAGCCGGACGCGCACGAGAACTCCTCGTGCGTGTTCGTCAGCCCCATCTTCCGCCCTTCGACGACGAAGGCGCAGGTGATGGAGCTGTTTGCTGGTGTGAAggtccagcgcctgcgtATGTACCGCCAGAACTTCGCGTACGCCTACCTCGACTCCCCCGCTGCGGCGAAGAAGTtcgtggaggagaagaacgGCACTGCGTTCCGCGGCCACACGCTGCGTGTGGCGCTGTCGGCTCGCTCTCTGGAGAAGCTCCGTGCTCGCCAGGAGGTCGCCAATGTCGTCATTGCCGCTCACCGCCACTACAAGGTGCATGAGCGTCAGTAA
- a CDS encoding cyclin 9, putative, which yields MSSSPSSPVHSSPASTGFAAPYLPSFTRRYFRLSQSAFVISDYLVRKFRLTESVLLTSLCYWHEFVAAHGLRKANEIVLATTCVFLAAKVEHAHIRLARLVEAAFDLDVNTTAPAELEQWCRAVLDVELVLCDTIRFDFVRIFPLADTLRSVQTLAEAGQLQDAARQEIGTAVRRVFLFSFVTPLCIKVSMQRLCTSILYMIVTAARRELVTAFQSIWSAPEAEFPDEAELEGITAVLMDVFAYLHKKFGVPALDDVNEARYKRCRSQHGNDAGVASSVFSSASADFTPLMKMSEQ from the coding sequence ATGTCGTCAAGCCCATCGTCGCCGGTGCACAGCTCACCCGCGTCTACCGGCTTCGCTGCTCCTTACCTGCCTTCCTTCACGCGCCGCTACTTTCGCCTTTCTCAGTCTGCCTTTGTCATCTCCGACTACCTTGTGCGCAAGTTCCGCCTCACTGAGAGCGTCCTGCTAACGTCGCTGTGCTACTGGCACGAGTTTGTCGCCGCGCACGGGCTGCGCAAAGCCAACGAGATCGTGCTGGCCACCACGTGCGTCTTCCTCGCTGCGAAGGTGGAGCATGCGCACATACGGCTGGCGCGCCTAGTGGAGGCTGCGTTTGACCTCGATGTGAACACCACTGCTCCAGCAGAGCTGGAGCAGTGGTGCCGTGCCGTGCTGGACGTGGAGCTCGTGCTGTGCGATACCATCCGCTTTGACTTTGTGCGCATCTTCCCCCTTGCTGACACTCTGCGATCGGTGCAGACCCTGGCTGAGGCggggcagctgcaggacgcCGCACGGCAGGAGATTGGCACGGCAGTGCGACGcgtctttcttttctccTTTGTCACACCGCTCTGCATCAAGGTGTCGATGCAGCGACTCTGCACGTCAATCCTCTATATGATcgtgacggcagcgcgcaggGAGCTGGTGACGGCTTTTCAGTCCATCTGGAGTGCCCCAGAGGCCGAGTTTCCCGatgaggcggagctggaggggATTACGGCCGTGCTCATGGACGTCTTCGCGTACCTGCACAAGAAGTTCGGCGTGCCGGCACTGGACGACGTCAACGAGGCGCGATACAAGCGCTGCCGATCGCAGCATGGTAACGATGCTGGTGTCGCGAGCTCCGTCTTtagcagcgccagcgccgactTTACACCACTCATGAAGATGTCGGAGCAGTGA
- a CDS encoding protein kinase, putative, giving the protein MDSTLAKLPATRWDRLMAVLEENEPERAIDAPNILERAKKLNLSDLELFYLLLMRYQDKQPKILMDVVSLYAMMSTWMEWIVQVQRCLDAKKRKMDAGSPSHTATGVPVLMPTSSDFADSGRTFLSCPSSNCTNTPISSNPAYSSENYGNDFGSRPDSATHAARNPVSSTVRGFHDKSGRRSHSTSFHWCFDLGPDWKWDGSLDFLRNGRVLSCLVEEALDRCGKLEVLPDDHRVHPGTPNPITHEILYPSLADIDRVFKGAAEDGATDVVSASRSFSKLNSLSTLDFSRGLQLSRGDKAQPSKALKLIEEQGKNLAAAEQWVRKLNSMCERFLGWEKSVHENRAFFDLCNPDNLVRPLNSDDARLLYRMHWLAVALYRAVKDASIIPAPPRMSFIVCHDDLGGLPDTSAEDDEIGLLVATKCSCLPLKARLSVTMKDFNTMQLLHPDMKHGPRVLPCTIVKGEVFAYFEERHTFVPVWSVFQYHLQHFDGLVWCFEMSRQEREQERQVLGTNFSATRPDLGASDDFAFNGSSAAFDLTVHSSTVRHDRQRRPPESPGNTQWMRGSITPKPFDLPTDCKASVTLLPQRFPHQPAAQSGTGVEMGVSVSKVRLNRIAIPSPRPSSASPSPSSSPATTSRAADPFAQLSATPAAGTGITNNANAFSSTTCGVSTAVVTSASSSGIDAVLNAIKSPISDLSLSMTASRQATAVCTTGEQETPSTRIAYLLPPKRSSEALDESTENTELLSREVTVCMEAKTKEVVERDRIVGAAASDAAVLKPSCTISCSPCSQVMVTQEAHYHGGAEAPEEDDDVISDATMTVVCSESHTIIRNFTAAVVQESEQSGISILSHHFRVSSGPIGKGAFGAVYRALNLDTGRIVAVKQSRYSYDDKTADLNWREFQMWSMLPPHANVITFYGASREVDTNQLLLVMEYASGGSIVQLYRYFRPIPEPLFYDHAVGIARGLKHLHDHNVIHGDVKPENVLTRSDGSVAISDFGCSSFSLVSSDNGSPLLRSSKRESGSLQLFGTAAYMAPEVILNEPHLKSDVWAYACTLVQLWLGKSPWSYGERRFSALDSIPLMFYIANEEVVPFTTEQLERSPRWLQCIARRAFERDVERRCTMAEIISILADYSKVYRP; this is encoded by the coding sequence ATGGACAGCACGCTGGCAAAGCTCCCCGCCACGCGGTGGGACCGCCtgatggcggtgctggaaGAAAACGAGCCCGAGCGAGCGATCGATGCCCCAAACATCCTGGAACGGGCCAAGAAGCTGAACTTGTCTGACTTGGAGCTGTTTTATCTTCTTCTCATGCGCTACCAGGATAAGCAGCCAAAGATTTTGATGGACGTGGTGAGCCTCTACGCAATGATGAGCACGTGGATGGAGTGGATCGTGcaggtgcagcgctgcctggACGCGAAGAAGCGCAAGATGGACGCCGGCAGCCCTTCCCATACGGCCACAggggtgccggtgctgaTGCCCACTTCGTCCGACTTCGCCGACTCTGGGCGCACATTCCTGTCCTGCCCCAGTAGCAACTGCACGAACACCCCGATTTCCTCAAATCCGGCGTACAGTTCAGAAAACTACGGCAATGACTTCGGTAGCCGGCCGGACAGCGCCACCCATGCCGCCCGCAACCCCGTCTCCTCGACCGTGCGCGGGTTTCACGATAAATcgggccgccgcagccactcGACGAGCTTCCACTGGTGCTTTGACCTCGGCCCTGACTGGAAGTGGGACGGCTCACTGGACTTTCTGCGCAACGGACGCGTGCTGAGCTGTCTCGTGGAGGAGGCCCTGGACCGCTGTGGCAAGTtggaggtgctgccggaCGACCACCGCGTTCACCCAGGGACGCCGAACCCCATCACCCACGAGATCCTGTACCCCTCGCTGGCGGACATCGATCGTGTCTTCAAGGGCGCAGCCGAGGATGGAGCAACTGACGTCGTCAGCGCGAGCAGGTCCTTTAGCAAACTGaactctctctccaccctcgACTTCTCACGTGGGCTACAGCTAAGCCGAGGTGACAAGGCGCAGCCCTCAAAGGCACTGAAACTGATCGAGGAACAAGGGAAGAACCTtgcagcggcggagcagTGGGTGCGAAAGCTGAATAGCATGTGCGAGCGCTTTCTCGGCTGGGAAAAGTCGGTGCACGAAAACCGCGCCTTCTTCGACCTCTGCAACCCCGACAACCTTGTACGCCCGCTCAACTCGGACGACGCGCGTTTGCTCTACCGCATGCACTGGCTTGCCGTGGCACTTTACCGCGCTGTCAAGGATGCGTCCATCATaccggcgccaccgcgcatGAGCTTCATTGTATGCCACGACGACCTTGGAGGACTGCCGGACACATCGGCGGAGGACGACGAAATCGGCCTTTTAGTGGCTACCAAGTGCAGCTGTCTCCCCCTCAAAGCGCGTCTGAGCGTGACCATGAAGGACTTCAACACcatgcagctgctccacccCGACATGAAGCACGGCCCCCGCGTCCTGCCGTGCACCATAGTGAAAGGCGAGGTATTTGCTTACTTTGAGGAGCGCCATACCTTTGTCCCGGTTTGGTCGGTCTTCCAGTACCATCTCCAGCACTTTGACGGGCTGGTCTGGTGCTTCGAGATGAGCCGCCAAGAACGGGAGCAAGAGCGACAGGTGCTCGGGACGAACTTCTCAGCCACTCGCCCGGACCTCGGCGCCAGTGATGACTTCGCCTTCAACGGTAGCAGTGCGGCGTTCGACCTCACGGTGCACAGCTCCACTGTTCGACACGACCGCCAGCGCAGACCACCAGAGTCTCCGGGCAATACCCAGTGGATGCGCGGATCGATCACCCCCAAACCCTTTGATTTGCCCACTGATTGCAAGGCGTCTGtcacgctgctgccacaACGTTTTCCCCACCAGCCAGCGGCACAGTCGGGCACCGGCGTCGAGATGGGCGTCAGTGTGTCAAAGGTGCGGCTAAACCGCATTGCTATTCCGTCCCCCCGCCCTTCCTCGGCATCCCCGTCGCCCTCCTCATCACCGGCTACCACTTCAAGGGCTGCTGACCCTTTTGCGCAACTGAGCGCCACCCCAGCTGCTGGAACCGGCATCACTAACAACGCCAACGCCTTCTCATCGACGACCTGCGGAGTTTCTACCGCTGTCGTCACCAGCGCGTCATCATCGGGCATCGACGCAGTCTTGAACGCCATCAAGAGCCCGATTTCAGACTTGTCGCTGTCGATGACGGCCTCGCGACAGGCTACGGCGGTGTGCACGACTGGGGAGCAGGAGACACCGTCGACGCGCATTGCATACCTTCTCCCCCCCAAACGATCGAGCGAGGCGCTTGACGAATCAACAGAGAACACCGAGCTTCTCTCGCGAGAGGTGACGGTGTGCATGGAGGCAAAGACGAAGGAGGTTGTGGAGCGTGACCGCAttgtcggcgctgccgccagcgatgcggcggtgctgaagcCGTCCTGCACCATTTCCTGCTCCCCTTGCTCGCAGGTGATGGTGACTCAGGAGGCGCACTatcacggcggcgccgaggcgccGGAGGAAGACGATGATGTGATCAGCGACGCGACGATGACGGTGGTGTGCAGCGAGAGCCACACGATCATCCGAAACTTCactgcagcagtggtgcAGGAGTCGGAGCAGAGCGGCATTTCGATCTTGTCCCACCACTTCCGCGTAAGCAGCGGCCCCATCGGGAAGGGTGCCTTTGGTGCCGTATACAGGGCTCTGAATCTGGATACGGGCAGAATCGTAGCGGTGAAGCAGTCGCGCTACTCTTACGATGACAAAACAGCGGACCTCAACTGGCGTGAGTTTCAAATGTGgtcgatgctgccgccgcacgcaaACGTCATCACCTTCTACGGTGCGTCGAGGGAGGTCGACACGAACCAGCTACTGCTCGTCATGGAGtacgccagcggcggcagcattGTGCAGCTGTACCGCTACTTTCGGCCCATTCCAGAGCCGCTCTTCTACGATCACGCCGTCGGCATTGCACGCGGCCTGAAGCACCTGCACGACCACAATGTGATCCACGGTGACGTGAAGCCGGAAAATGTGCTGACGCGCTCAGACGGCAGTGTGGCCATCTCTGACTTCGGGTGCAGTAGCTTCTCCTTGGTCAGCTCGGACAACGGCAGTCCTTTGCTCCGCTCCTccaagcgagagagcggctCCTTGCAGCTATTCGGGACAGCTGCGTACATGGCACCGGAGGTGATCTTGAATGAGCCACACCTCAAGTCAGATGTGTGGGCCTACGCGTGTacgctggtgcagctgtggCTGGGAAAGTCACCGTGGTCCTATGGTGAGCGCCGCTTCTCGGCACTGGACTCTATTCCACTCATGTTCTACATTGCGAatgaggaggtggtgccCTTCACGACGGAGCAGCTAGAGAGGTCGCCGAGGTGGTTGCAATGCATCGCCCGACGCGCGTTTGAGCGGGACgtggagcggcgctgcaccatGGCAGAAATCATCAGCATCCTGGCCGATTACAGCAAAGTGTACCGCCCGTAG